The Cetobacterium somerae ATCC BAA-474 genome includes the window ACAGCAAACCAAGGTTCTACAGCAATGGTAGCAAGAGAGGCAAGTCGAATAATTAATGAAGCTACAATAACATTAGCAGGAACTAGTAGTATAGGGATGTATGCAGATAAAACAAGTACAGCTATAAATAGTGGAAAAATAACTCTTAGTGATTCAGGTCAAATAGGGATGTATGCAACAGGAAATTCAACTCTAACAACAACGATTTCGAGTAATATATCTGTAAGTATGGGAACAGGAATTCTTGTATCAGGTCCGGGAGGAGCTACAAACTCAGGAGTTATAAGCGTAACAAACTCAGGAAATGGAATGTATATTAAAAATTCAGGAACTATAACAAATGATGGTCAAATTTATGTAAATGACTCAAATACTAATGCAATGGGATCGTCTGGAAATCAAACGATATTAGTCAATGCAACGAATGGAGTTATTACAATAGAAGATAGTGTTAGTAATTCACATGCTTTTAATATGAATGGAGGCGTTGCCCAAAATAGTGGAGTATTAAATTTAGGAACAACTGGAATTGCGGCAACAGGAGGGACAATTTATAACTGGGGAATAATTAATGGAATTGCTACTTCAAATAATTATTATGTTCCTGAAAATTATGAATTAGTTATGGAGAAGGGAGGAAATATAGGAGGAGCAAAATTACAAGAGGCCATTATAGGTCTTAGTTACGCTCAAGCTTTATTTACTAAAAATGATACGGATGGGTTTTTATTGAATCTATCAGTTAAAGCAGATAATTTTGTTTCACATTCATATCTATATGATATATATACAGAAAATGGAGATTCTTATATAAAAAGAAAAAGATTTACAGAACTTACGAACTCTTCTATAGGAGAATACTTGGAGAATATATATAATTTAGAAAATGAAGAGAGTAAAATTAAAATGTATAGTGCTCTTAGAAGTATAAGAAGTCAAGCTGAATTTGATAAAGACTTAGATTTGTTTTTTGGTAGAGACTTTTATCCAACAGTAATTTTTCAAACTAGAGATTCAATTAATTTTACAACAAATAATATATTAGATAATTTAGAAACAAGATATAATACAGATAAAGATAATAGTTATATTGTAGGATATTCTTTAGAAAGAACAAAACAAAAAAACTTATCTAATCAGATTGGGTTTGATGAATATTTAAATGGCTTTTATTTAGGAAAACAATACACACTTAATGAAAATTCGAATTATGGATTTTTATTTAGTTATACAAGACTTGATAGTGACTACAATTCAAATAGAGGAAAAAGAAAAGATAATTTTTTCCAAGAAACTTCATTTTTAAATTATGCTAAAGATAACATAAAAGGAATTGGAGTTTTATATTTTGGTTATGCTCAAGGTAATTTAAAAAGAAATTTAAATGTTTCATTTCTAGAAAATAATGGAACAAGTATTGAGTATGTTTCATTAGACGAAAGTTTTAATTCAGATATAAAAAATTTATATGTAGGAACGTCAGGAAAAATTTCAAAAGAATATAAATTTGATACATTTTTTGTAGAACCAGAAATGAAGGGTTATTTAATGGGTGTTTTTCAAAAAGAGATAAAAGAAGCTGGTGGAGAATATGCAATAAATTTGGATAATATGAATAAGGTATTTAGCACTATAAAAATTGGAACAAGTATAGGTAAAATATTTTATCCAAAAGATAATTATAAATTAACTCTTAAGTTAAAAGGTGGAGTAGGACAAGATATAAATAGTGCCAATGAAAACTTAAATTTAAAATTAAAAAATTTATCAAATGAAACTACAGATATTAAAGTGGATAGAAAGAATCAATTTTATAAAGAGGTGGGAACTAGAATAGACTTAAGTAAAGATACGATAAAAGATGAATTAACACTTTATGTTGAGTATAAATATATCTTTGAAGATAAAAACTCTTGGAAAACATCAGCTGGATTTATTTATACCTTTTAAAAATAAATTATAAAATAAGTGATATATGTTAAGAAATTAAAAAAAAGTGTAAAGAAGTTGAGTAGTTGATAAATGAATTTATTAATATGGGAGGAGAAATTATGAA containing:
- a CDS encoding autotransporter outer membrane beta-barrel domain-containing protein yields the protein SGGSGSGSGSGGSGGSGNGSGSGGSGGSGSGSGSGDSGGSGSGSGSGDSGGSGSGSGSGDISYNGMYLFDNNKWLPGTYHLSEGDIIVAGETNGLYNGMGSTKLGYQMRNVNNITISGTSSYSLNGMLSLGGEIYNDGSITVNGTSNFNNIGMLVSNAGGIGINASLITVNNNQIGMYGTSGTTISNQNGAININSGIGMITRGANAQAINYNGINVGSNSTGMVSYEGAVATNKSEVTLKGSSSIGMSAISSGNAINDGFISASNSQYGMFASDGSTIKNTNTLNAINGGIGAYVDNNSNKSTFENASNSTIDVYSGGIGVYLAGNGYAVNNGFMSLTDGIGIYAYNNSEAINKSQITANQGSTAMVAREASRIINEATITLAGTSSIGMYADKTSTAINSGKITLSDSGQIGMYATGNSTLTTTISSNISVSMGTGILVSGPGGATNSGVISVTNSGNGMYIKNSGTITNDGQIYVNDSNTNAMGSSGNQTILVNATNGVITIEDSVSNSHAFNMNGGVAQNSGVLNLGTTGIAATGGTIYNWGIINGIATSNNYYVPENYELVMEKGGNIGGAKLQEAIIGLSYAQALFTKNDTDGFLLNLSVKADNFVSHSYLYDIYTENGDSYIKRKRFTELTNSSIGEYLENIYNLENEESKIKMYSALRSIRSQAEFDKDLDLFFGRDFYPTVIFQTRDSINFTTNNILDNLETRYNTDKDNSYIVGYSLERTKQKNLSNQIGFDEYLNGFYLGKQYTLNENSNYGFLFSYTRLDSDYNSNRGKRKDNFFQETSFLNYAKDNIKGIGVLYFGYAQGNLKRNLNVSFLENNGTSIEYVSLDESFNSDIKNLYVGTSGKISKEYKFDTFFVEPEMKGYLMGVFQKEIKEAGGEYAINLDNMNKVFSTIKIGTSIGKIFYPKDNYKLTLKLKGGVGQDINSANENLNLKLKNLSNETTDIKVDRKNQFYKEVGTRIDLSKDTIKDELTLYVEYKYIFEDKNSWKTSAGFIYTF